In the genome of Syntrophomonadaceae bacterium, the window GCGCCGATGCATTTTCATCAATTAGCCTCCTTTGGATCCACATGGCAGGTCCAACAGTCAGGTTTTACGCTGGCGTATTCATGGCAAACATCGCAAAACTCTTCCTTGTTGGAATGACATTCCATACATGTGTTCTGCAGGCTCATATTATACTGCTTGCCGTCTGTTGCCACGTAAATCCTTCTCCCATCGCGGACAACCGAATTTCTCCAGTCTCTTAAAAGCTCCATGTGTTGCGTCCGCATGAATTCCTTGCCCTCAATGCATACTTTCTCCTGCATTTGGCGGATAGCCGGGGTATCCAAAGAAGGCACCGGCGCTGAAGTTGCCTTGCCCATATTGAACCAGAAGGGAGAAGTAATCAGGGCAACAAAAATACATAATCCGATTAGGATCCCACGGGCATTATACATTCTCATCAGCTACCACTCCTTTCAACGGATTACCGCGGAAGTCAACACTCCTCTTTTTCTCGCCGTCTAAAACCAGGGCATTCCCGACCAGCTCATGCAAGCCGGTGACGTCAACCTCTGGGACCCAGTAATTCATTAATGGTGGTAATACAGCCCGGTCTATTGCACAGATACAGCCAAGCATATTTACCCCGTATTTGTCCTGGACATGTTTCACTGCGTTAGCCCTGGGCAGGCCGCCCCTAAGCCTGATCTCCAAAATCTCCTCGGCGTTAAGACCGCCACCGCTGCCGCAGCAGAAGGTCTGTTCCCGGATCGTGTTCTCAGGCATCTCATAGAAATTATTACAGACATTACGAAGGATGTAGCGCGGTTCTTCGAACAGCCCAATGGATCTGGCCGGGTTGCAGGAATCATGGAAAGTGACTTGATAGTGATCGTTTCGGCTTGGGTCAAGCTTCAGCTTGCCGTTTTTAATCAAGTCAGAGGTAAACTCAGTAATGTGCACCATTTTGGTGCCCCTGGCATTTTCGAACTTGGTCCCTGTGATGGGAGAGACTGGTTCTTCCAGGAAATCTGCCGGGCCATTCATGGTGTTCATATATTGATGGACAACCCGCCACATGTGTCCGCACTCCCCGCCAAGGATCCACTTTACGCCCAAACGCTTGGCCTCAGCATACATCTTGTAGTTCAGCCTTTTCATCATTTCATGCGAATGGAAAAGTCCGAAATTTCCGCCGTCCGACGCATAGGTACTCCAGGTGTAATCAAGGCCAAGCTCGTGGAAGAGCAGCAAGTAACCCATCAGGGTATAGGTCCCCGGGTCGGCAAAAAAGTCTGCAGAGGGTGTTATAAAAAGAATTTCCGCACCTTTTCGGTTAAAAGTCGGCTCGACAGTGATTCCGGTTAATTTTTCTATATCCTCGGTTATAAATTCGATCATATCCTTCATGGCATGGGGTTGAATGCCCAGATGGTTACCGGTGCGGTAGCAGTTGGCAACGGGAGCAGAAATCCAATCGATACCGCAGCCTAATAAGCTCAGTAGCTCCCGGCCAATCATCGTGATCTCCGCTGTGTCGATGCCATAGGGGCAAAAAACTGAGCAGCGCCTGCACTCGGTACACTGAAAGAAATAATAGAACCATTCTTTGAGCACATCCTCGGTAAGTTCCCGTGCTCCGGCAAACTTACCCAGGAGTTTGCCTGCAGTGGTAAAGTCCTTCCGGTACACAGATCGCAATAACTCAGCCCTTAATACAGGCATATTTTTCGGATCACCCGTGCCAATAAAATAATGGCATTTGTCGGCACAGGCGCCACAGCGCACACAGATATCCATAAATAACTGCAGTGAACGGTATTTCCCCAGCCTCTCCCGCAGCCCCTCCAGGATGATCTCTTGCCAATTCGGCGGGAGTTTCCAATCAGCCTGCTCTGGCGCCCATTCCCTGGGATTAGGCAGGTTTACCGCTTCCAGGTTTTTACCTTTTACAGCATAGGGGAAAGTGCCGGGTCGGAAATCCGCAGGTATCTCCATCCACCCCGTTTGAGGAGGTTGATTGTTTATTTTTACCAGCTGATCCGGTTTTGGAACAGATGCCATCCCTATTTAGCCTCCTTTTCCAGGGGTTTTTCCACTGGCAATCTAGCCATTACCATTTTCTTTCGAAACTCATTTTCGTAATCCTCGTAGGTATGCACCTTAACTGGATAGTTCCAGGGATTATCATGCCTGACTATCCGGCTGTCGTTTGGCAGGTTTCTGGTTGGCACCAGAAATACTCCGCCCATATGCAGGAGCTTGCTGAAGGGGAAATAGAACAACAGGGCGCAGACCAGAAACAGGTGAATATAAAAAATTACTCCGATACCCTCAGGCACCCTGGGACTGAAGGTAATCAATCCCATGGTCAATTCCTTTATATCGGTAACATCAACCCTAGTGAAGTAGCGCATTAAAATGCCGGAAACCGCAATCCCGATGATCAAAAACAGGGGAAAGTAGTCTGCCGGCAAGGAAATATACCGCACATGGGGGATCAAAACGCGGCGAATTAAAAGATAGGTAACGGCTGCTAGTAACGCCACTCCGCTGACATAGAACGCCTGCAGTCCTATCTGGAGAAACCCGTCAACGCTTCCCAGGAGGGAAATTAAAAACGGTGTAGGTTCGCTGAAAAAGCGCAGGTGGCGCAGAACCACCACCAGGAAGGACCAGTGAAATACCAGCCCTGCCAGCCAAAGCCATTTTTCCCAATGATAAACCAGCCTGGGGCCGTCTTTAAGTTCTGCCTTGGTATTTTTAAAAAGGGAGCGGAAAAACAGAATTTCCAAAGCCATTCGTCCAACAACGCCAACCGTGCAGGTTGGACTATCAATTTTGCTGGATTGAATCCAGGGCAGGGATTTTTGCTGACCGTGCACAGTAGTAATTCGAAAAGGAACCGGTGCCCGGGCCCATTTTACTACCTTTAAAACCATTCCACCCAGGAAGGTAGCAATGGCCAAATAAGGAACGATCACTCCGAAGAAATAATCCAGTCCGAACCCTGCAACTCCAAGAAATACCAGCGCAATGAGAGCAACTACGATAATCAAGGAAAGCCCAATGCCCATTTTACTCATCCCTCGTTTCAGGTTAGGTTTGAAGGAACGAAGACACACCGCTTAATTTAGAGGTCCTGTTCCGGTTTTTCACCGTCATACCCAACCAACATGTTAATCCTTTGCACAACCCGATGGGTCCGGTTCTTCATTTCATCAATTCTGATTTGACATACCCTCTCCCGGCACTCAGCATATAGATCAAATAAGAGCAGACTAATTTCATCTATTTTATCTTCAAAAGCTAACATCTCCCGGCAGGTAACCTGGCCGGATTGAAGGGCCAGCTCCTCTCTGACAATATGCTTTAACTTGAACACAAAGCCAATCGCTTGGGATGGAGTGAACTCCTGTACTGCCCTGATCTTGATCATTTGCTCAACAAATGCGTAAAGCCTTTCCTTGTCCATCCCAGTGATCAGTTGCTCTAACAGGCCTTCCATACCTTCATAAATACTGTTGCCCACCGGATTTGCAAATTTGTCCTTTTCTTTAAGCAAAAACCTGGCAGTTTCCGGCGGATAAGTTTCCAGCAATTGCCGGAACCATTTCTGCAAAATCAGGCTTTTTTTCTGCCTGATCAGGTCTACTATTTTCATATTTCCAGCACGCCCTTTGCGGATGATAAATGATAAATGAAGGGTGATGACAGAATACTAAATTCTCTGGGAGGGCCGGAAAGAAGGATGCTTTAACAACAACTGGGGCATTTTTTGAGCTACCGGGGCGGAATTTCCACCCCGGTAGCCCGTATTAAGGTATTAATACAGCAACTAAACGCATCCTGTAGGTTTTGTCAGGCCGGCAATCTTACAGGCTCCTTTGGCAGGACCGGAAGGGAACAAAGCATAGATTTTCTTTAAATCAAAGCCGGTATCCTTGCAAAGTTTCCGTACCATAGGAGCAATACCGTACTCCTGGAAATATTCCCGCAGGTAGTTGACTACTTTCCAGTGATCTTCTGTCAACTCTTCTACTTCTTCCATTTTAGCAAGCTGCATCGCCAGATCTTCATTCCAAAGTTCTGGCTCCTGCAGGAAACCATCCTCATCAAGCTCGACCTTTTTGCCCTGATAGATCAGTTCCAAACAACATACCTCCTGTTAAAAGATTAAACAACGGGCTTATTATTACCCTATTTGCCCTTAAGTTTGACATAAGAAGCACCCAGATAGATAAACTCCAGGATATCTTCTTTGGCCAGCGTCTTTACTACTTCATCCACCAGAGATTTTTTCTCATCCAGGGCAACGGCAATATCCCGCGACTTAGCCTTGTCAACCTTGTTCATATATTCCAGTACTTTTTCCCGCAATTCCTCAGGAGAATATTTGGCCAAAGTAATCCCTCCAATTTTTACCACTTAAAGTTGGTTGTGGTTCTGAAGGTTGTCGGCGCCAGGGTGAAATCGTCAATATGCTTGTCTGTAAAGGGAATGCCCGTCAACTTGAAGAAGGTTTCCCAGCCAACTCTTTCCACCCACTCGCTCAATCTCTCACCTTTTCTGGCATTGGCGGCATAAACCTCGACAATATTTCTTACAGCTTCAACTGTTTCCGGCCATCTGGGCGGGTTATTGGGCAGGTATGGAATCACCAGCTTGGAAAACATGGGAGCTGTCCTGGCGTTAGACACCTTCCCGCCTACGAAAATAGCCACTCCATCGTTAGCCGGGTTCATAATATTTACCGCCGGGCTCATGGTGTAACAGTTGCCGCAGTACATGCAACGATCCTCATTAATGGTTATGCTCTTCTCTTTCGGGTTGGGCTTGATGGCAAAGGTGGGGCAGCAGGCCACTACCGAAGGAGTTTCACTCACCTTGGCAAACAGCTCATTGTTTACAACCGGAGCCACCCTGTGAATACCGCAAACTGCGATATCGGAACAGTGTACAGCGCCGCACATGTTGATGCAGCACGCCAAAGCCAGTCTCAGCTTGGCAGGCAGTTTCATTTCTACAAAATGCTCATACAGATCGTCCATTAAAGCTTTTACGATACCGGAAGCATCGGTAGCCGGGGTATGGCAGTGAATCCAACCCTGAGTGTGAACGATGTTGCTGATGGAGTTGCCGGTTCCGCCGACCGGTAGACCCTTTTCCTTCAGCTCCGCGATCAGGGGTTCGACTTTGCTTTTATCCGCAAGTAAGAACTCGATGTTGTTACGGCTGGTGAAGCGCAGGTAGCCTTCGCAATACTTGTCGGCCAAGTCGGCCACTTCCCTGATAAAATCAACGCTTACCAGACGGGGGCTGCCCACCCGTACGCTGTAAAGTTCCGCACCGTTTTCCGCCACATGTTTTAATAAGCCAGGCTTAACGATCTCATGATACTTCCACTGGCCGTAATTTTCTTTAATTACCGGCGGCAGCATTGTTTGATAGTGGGGAGGGCCAATATCTGTTCTGGCCATTGTAGTCACCTCTCGTTACAAATTTTTTATCATAGATAGCTACCCGCTCTAATGCCCCGCTTCTTCGAAGCGGCGCCTAAGAGCGGCTACGCACCTTAAATGAGCCAGGCCACAAATTATTCCTTAATTTAACGTGGCCTGAAAGCGAATTTCATGCCCGGCTTCAATTATTTAATTAAATTTTACTCATAGCCGGGCATCTATTAACTGGCTCCAAGCTTCAGTAGGGATTGCAATCCCCCCTCTGAAGCCAAGACACAGTTGAACCGGATCGACCTTATCTATTGACTTCTTCCGGCCACCAGAACCAGTAAGGATTGGTCCGCGGCTCTTTCACCATTTGCGGGACAGGTTCCAGCCCCAGATCTCTCAGGAAGTGACGCATCCCTTTCCTGTAAATTAACTCGCCAACCCGCTCTCTGGATTTGCCGTATTCATCCCACCACTCGGTGACCTTGGTGATGAGCTCTCTCAGCTCTTCATAAGGCGGCTCCAGCTTCATAAAGGGGACAATCACCCATGACAGCATTGCGCCTTGCACAACCGGAGCTTTGCCGCCGACAAGGATGGTAGCTCCCTTTTCTTTGCCGGGTCTTAAGGCCTTAGTCATTTTGTTGATGCAGTGCATGCAGCGGACACAGTCCTCATCATTGATCGTCAGCTTGGCATTTTCCTTGTCCCACTTCATGGCGCCGGTGGGGCACTTGTGGACAACACTGCCAAAAATGTCAAATCCTTTATCGGCATAAGCCTTAACTTCTGCATCATCTACCCGGATATTGTCTCTCCAGGTGCCGATAATGGAAAAGTCAGACCTGGCAATAGAGGCTACACAGTCATTAGCGCAGCCGGCTACTTTAATCTTGAACTTATAAGGCCACATTGGCCGATGGATATAGTCCTGGAAGGCCATGGTGATTTCATGGGTCACATCCAGGGTATCAATACAGGCATACTCACATCTGGCAGGGCCTGCACAACAGCTGGGAGTTCTGAGGCCACCGCCGGAACCGCCCAAGTCAAAACCAGAGTCGCTTAAATCGTCGAAACAGGGCTGCAGTCTGCTGGTATCTGTTCCCAACAGAATAATATCCCCGGTGGAACCATGAAGATTGGTCAATCCGCTACCATGCTTTTCCCATACATCGCAGATTGTCCGCAAGGCTTCGGATGTATAGAACCACCCGGATGGCTGGTTTACCCTGACAGTATGAAACTCGGCAACATTCGGAAACTCTTCCGCTTTAAAGGAATAACGCCCGATAACACCGCCGCCGTAACCCCTAACTCCTACAATACCGCCATGCTTCCAGTGACCAGTCTTTTCCACAA includes:
- the dsrJ gene encoding sulfate reduction electron transfer complex DsrMKJOP subunit DsrJ; this encodes MYNARGILIGLCIFVALITSPFWFNMGKATSAPVPSLDTPAIRQMQEKVCIEGKEFMRTQHMELLRDWRNSVVRDGRRIYVATDGKQYNMSLQNTCMECHSNKEEFCDVCHEYASVKPDCWTCHVDPKEAN
- a CDS encoding (Fe-S)-binding protein, which produces MASVPKPDQLVKINNQPPQTGWMEIPADFRPGTFPYAVKGKNLEAVNLPNPREWAPEQADWKLPPNWQEIILEGLRERLGKYRSLQLFMDICVRCGACADKCHYFIGTGDPKNMPVLRAELLRSVYRKDFTTAGKLLGKFAGARELTEDVLKEWFYYFFQCTECRRCSVFCPYGIDTAEITMIGRELLSLLGCGIDWISAPVANCYRTGNHLGIQPHAMKDMIEFITEDIEKLTGITVEPTFNRKGAEILFITPSADFFADPGTYTLMGYLLLFHELGLDYTWSTYASDGGNFGLFHSHEMMKRLNYKMYAEAKRLGVKWILGGECGHMWRVVHQYMNTMNGPADFLEEPVSPITGTKFENARGTKMVHITEFTSDLIKNGKLKLDPSRNDHYQVTFHDSCNPARSIGLFEEPRYILRNVCNNFYEMPENTIREQTFCCGSGGGLNAEEILEIRLRGGLPRANAVKHVQDKYGVNMLGCICAIDRAVLPPLMNYWVPEVDVTGLHELVGNALVLDGEKKRSVDFRGNPLKGVVADENV
- the dsrM gene encoding sulfate reduction electron transfer complex DsrMKJOP subunit DsrM, whose amino-acid sequence is MGIGLSLIIVVALIALVFLGVAGFGLDYFFGVIVPYLAIATFLGGMVLKVVKWARAPVPFRITTVHGQQKSLPWIQSSKIDSPTCTVGVVGRMALEILFFRSLFKNTKAELKDGPRLVYHWEKWLWLAGLVFHWSFLVVVLRHLRFFSEPTPFLISLLGSVDGFLQIGLQAFYVSGVALLAAVTYLLIRRVLIPHVRYISLPADYFPLFLIIGIAVSGILMRYFTRVDVTDIKELTMGLITFSPRVPEGIGVIFYIHLFLVCALLFYFPFSKLLHMGGVFLVPTRNLPNDSRIVRHDNPWNYPVKVHTYEDYENEFRKKMVMARLPVEKPLEKEAK
- a CDS encoding RsbRD N-terminal domain-containing protein is translated as MKIVDLIRQKKSLILQKWFRQLLETYPPETARFLLKEKDKFANPVGNSIYEGMEGLLEQLITGMDKERLYAFVEQMIKIRAVQEFTPSQAIGFVFKLKHIVREELALQSGQVTCREMLAFEDKIDEISLLLFDLYAECRERVCQIRIDEMKNRTHRVVQRINMLVGYDGEKPEQDL
- a CDS encoding TusE/DsrC/DsvC family sulfur relay protein; its protein translation is MELIYQGKKVELDEDGFLQEPELWNEDLAMQLAKMEEVEELTEDHWKVVNYLREYFQEYGIAPMVRKLCKDTGFDLKKIYALFPSGPAKGACKIAGLTKPTGCV
- the dsrB gene encoding dissimilatory-type sulfite reductase subunit beta; the protein is MARTDIGPPHYQTMLPPVIKENYGQWKYHEIVKPGLLKHVAENGAELYSVRVGSPRLVSVDFIREVADLADKYCEGYLRFTSRNNIEFLLADKSKVEPLIAELKEKGLPVGGTGNSISNIVHTQGWIHCHTPATDASGIVKALMDDLYEHFVEMKLPAKLRLALACCINMCGAVHCSDIAVCGIHRVAPVVNNELFAKVSETPSVVACCPTFAIKPNPKEKSITINEDRCMYCGNCYTMSPAVNIMNPANDGVAIFVGGKVSNARTAPMFSKLVIPYLPNNPPRWPETVEAVRNIVEVYAANARKGERLSEWVERVGWETFFKLTGIPFTDKHIDDFTLAPTTFRTTTNFKW
- the dsrA gene encoding dissimilatory-type sulfite reductase subunit alpha — encoded protein: MAEHKTPLLDQLESGPWPSFVTEIKRAAKKNAKANDLLGQLENSFVEKTGHWKHGGIVGVRGYGGGVIGRYSFKAEEFPNVAEFHTVRVNQPSGWFYTSEALRTICDVWEKHGSGLTNLHGSTGDIILLGTDTSRLQPCFDDLSDSGFDLGGSGGGLRTPSCCAGPARCEYACIDTLDVTHEITMAFQDYIHRPMWPYKFKIKVAGCANDCVASIARSDFSIIGTWRDNIRVDDAEVKAYADKGFDIFGSVVHKCPTGAMKWDKENAKLTINDEDCVRCMHCINKMTKALRPGKEKGATILVGGKAPVVQGAMLSWVIVPFMKLEPPYEELRELITKVTEWWDEYGKSRERVGELIYRKGMRHFLRDLGLEPVPQMVKEPRTNPYWFWWPEEVNR